The sequence CAGCGGGGATAAATTACTCGGTGCTGCTCAGGCAGGGATCATCGCAGGAAAACATAAAATGATTGCCATCCTGAAAAAAGAACCCCTGCTCCGCGCCCTGAGAGTTGGTAAGACAACCCTTGCTTTGCTTGATACTTCACTTCGATATTATCTTAACGAGAAAATCCTTCTGGAAAAAAACAATGTTTTCCGTATGATGACCATTCCCAGGGAAAAGCTGCAAAGGAAAGCTGAAGATTTACATCAACTTCTTGCCGGGTATGGTATTTCCTGCGAATTGGTTGAAAGTCAGGCCTGGTGCGGAGGTGGGGCACTTCCGGGTGAATCTATACCGAGTTTGGCTGTTCGTTTATTGGCACCGCAAAATTTTGGCAGACAAAAATCCTCTTTTGCTGAATTGATGCATGCAAAGCTCATGGCCCAGCCTCTTCCCATTATAGGAATATTGAAAAAAGGCATGCTCGACCTGGATATTCTGACGATAGATGATAAAGATATCCCGGAAACAGCAAAAGCTGTTCATGCTGCTTTTAACTCCATTTCCCGCTCATGAAACACCTGATTCTTGGAACAGCAGGCCATATCGACCATGGTAAAACCGCACTGGTTAAAGCACTTACCGGCTATGACTGCGATACACACAAGGAAGAAAAAGCCCGAGGTATAACCATAAACCTTGGTTTCACACACCTTGACCTTCCCGCAGGTGAAACATTGGGTGTGGTGGATGTCCCTGGTCATAAAGATTTTATTAAAACAATGGTTGCCGGGGCTTTCGGTATTGATATAGCCCTTCTCATTGTTGCTGCGGATAGTGGGATAATGCCCCAAACGGCAGAGCATGTAAAAATTATCGAAATGCTCGGAGTCCACAATGCCATTGTTGCCCTCACGAAAACCGATCTGGTGGATAAAGAGATGGAGGACCTGGCCCGCCTTGAGATCATGGAATTCCTGGAAGGAACCTCATTGGAGAATTCCGAGATCATTGGGGTTTCTTCATTGACAGGAAACGGGCTGCCGGAGCTCATCCAGGCACTGGACAATATGGTTGCAGGGATAGACAAACAACAAAAAGATGAAAATTTCCGGCTTTATATCGATCGTTTGTTCAATGTTAAAGGTTTGGGATATGTGGCTACAGGAACCGTCATTAATGGAAAGATCAGTGAAGGGGAAGAAGCCTTCCTTCTTCCCGGAAAAGGTAAAAAGATCAGGATCAAGGGAATTGAAAGGCATGGCATACAGGTAAATACAGTTTGCAAGGGCGACAGGGCAGCCCTTAACCTGTCAGGGATCAAACAGGAAGAATTCCGGAGGGGAATGATCCTTTCAGGTCAAAACCTGCCTGAAACAAAAATGGTGGATGCCCTGGTTTCCTTTTTTGATCATAAAGTACATACCGGTGTCTGGTCGGATGTTATGTGCTATTCAGGGACTTTTGAGTGTGCTGCCCGTATGCATCTTCTTGATAAGGACATACTCAGACCCGGGGAAGCAGCACTGGTGCAGCTCCACCTAAAAGAACCGGCCATCCTGATGAATAAAGATAAATTCATCCTGAGAAACTCTTCTAACGATCTTACTCTTGGTGGAGGCACCATCCTGGATAACCAACCCCTGCACCACCGGAAAAGAACAAAAACACTTATCGAAAACCTCACCGCCCTGATGCAGGCTTCTTTAAACAGCGAACGGATTTATGAGATAGCACTCATTGAACTCCTGAAGGAAAACCAACCTGTCCTTGCGGCTCAGTTGTCTTCCCGTCTTGCAATTCCTGAAGAAGAACTTATACAGGAATGTCTTGACAGTGATCGTACTGAAATTCTATTATACCGGAACGACAGTGATAATTTATTGGTTCACAGGAACGTATATCTGAGGATTAAAGAAAATGTTCTTACAGAACTGAAAACCTGGCATGGAAAATATCCGCTTCTTTCCCATGGAATGGACGAAAGGGAATTGGCAGGAAAAATGGGTTATTCGGGAAACTCATCCGGTCAATTGCTACTATCCAAAGTTTTACAAGACCTTCTGGAGAGAAAACTAATCCGGAAACATGATCAAACCTGGGTTTTGGCAGACCATAAGGTAAATCTGGACCCAAAAAGCAGGGAACAGATATCCTGGCTGGAAACGAAAATCAAATCCTGGCAAATGGAAAAACCAGCCCTGAACGAGATTGAATCTGCAGCCAGAGAAAACAAAATAAGTGGGGAAAAACTAAAAATGTATTTAACATTCCTATCTGATAATG is a genomic window of Bacteroidota bacterium containing:
- the selB gene encoding selenocysteine-specific translation elongation factor; translated protein: MKHLILGTAGHIDHGKTALVKALTGYDCDTHKEEKARGITINLGFTHLDLPAGETLGVVDVPGHKDFIKTMVAGAFGIDIALLIVAADSGIMPQTAEHVKIIEMLGVHNAIVALTKTDLVDKEMEDLARLEIMEFLEGTSLENSEIIGVSSLTGNGLPELIQALDNMVAGIDKQQKDENFRLYIDRLFNVKGLGYVATGTVINGKISEGEEAFLLPGKGKKIRIKGIERHGIQVNTVCKGDRAALNLSGIKQEEFRRGMILSGQNLPETKMVDALVSFFDHKVHTGVWSDVMCYSGTFECAARMHLLDKDILRPGEAALVQLHLKEPAILMNKDKFILRNSSNDLTLGGGTILDNQPLHHRKRTKTLIENLTALMQASLNSERIYEIALIELLKENQPVLAAQLSSRLAIPEEELIQECLDSDRTEILLYRNDSDNLLVHRNVYLRIKENVLTELKTWHGKYPLLSHGMDERELAGKMGYSGNSSGQLLLSKVLQDLLERKLIRKHDQTWVLADHKVNLDPKSREQISWLETKIKSWQMEKPALNEIESAARENKISGEKLKMYLTFLSDNGKIYYKGEDIIHIDILNKCRTTLLKDLITKEKGINEKEFRELINGTKKMVQLLLTIFLSENIIRKETFYIHISPQGKNLLQANNI